The Vitis riparia cultivar Riparia Gloire de Montpellier isolate 1030 chromosome 10, EGFV_Vit.rip_1.0, whole genome shotgun sequence genome includes a region encoding these proteins:
- the LOC117923339 gene encoding probable xyloglucan endotransglucosylase/hydrolase protein 8, whose protein sequence is MELQASPVPILLCIAALMAASCPPSQAEGQSKSSFEDSFDIMWSEDHFKTSEDGQIWYLSLDKETGCGFQTKQRYRFGWFSMKLKLVGGDSAGVVTAYYMCSENGAGPERDELDIEFLGNRSGEPYLIQTNVYKNGTGGREMRHMLWFDPTEEFHSYSILWNNEQILFVVDRVPIRVYKNNGKANNFFPNEKPMYLFSSIWNADDWATRGGMEKTDWKKAPFVSSYKDFSVDGCQWEDPYPACVSTTTQNWWDQYEAWHLSDSQKMDFAWVERNLVIYDYCKDTERYPQMLEECSLSPWD, encoded by the exons ATGGAGTTGCAGGCTTCTCCAGTGCCTATTCTTCTCTGCATTGCAGCTCTCATGGCTGCCTCTTGCCCTCCATCCCAAGCAGAAGGTCAGTCAAAGAGCTCGTTTGAAGATAGTTTTGATATAATGTGGTCCGAGGACCATTTCAAAACGTCTGAAGATGGGCAGATCTGGTACCTCTCCTTGGACAAAGAAACAG GTTGTGGGTTTCAGACAAAACAAAGATACAGATTTGGGTGGTTCAGCATGAAGCTCAAGCTGGTCGGCGGTGACTCTGCCGGTGTGGTCACAGCTTATTAT ATGTGCTCAGAAAATGGAGCAGGGCCAGAGAGGGATGAGCTAGACATAGAGTTTTTGGGGAACAGAAGTGGAGAACCTTATCTCATTCAGACAAATGTATATAAGAATGGCACTGGAGGCCGTGAGATGAGGCACATGCTTTGGTTCGACCCCACTGAGGAGTTTCATTCATACTCCATCCTTTGGAATAACGAGCAGATTTT GTTCGTTGTGGATAGAGTTCCAATCAGGGTATACAAAAACAATGGGAAAGCAAACAACTTCTTCCCCAATGAGAAGCCCATGTACCTGTTCTCCAGTATATGGAATGCAGATGACTGGGCCACAAGAGGTGGGATGGAGAAGACAGATTGGAAGAAGGCCCCATTTGTATCATCTTACAAGGACTTCAGTGTTGATGGGTGCCAGTGGGAGGATCCATACCCTGCATGTGTCTCCACCACGACTCAAAACTGGTGGGATCAGTATGAAGCTTGGCACCTCTCTGATTCCCAGAAGATGGATTTCGCTTGGGTGGAGAGGAACCTTGTCATTTATGACTATTGCAAGGACACAGAAAGATACCCTCAAATGCTAGAGGAGTGTTCATTGAGTCCATGGGATTAA
- the LOC117923328 gene encoding cysteine-rich PDZ-binding protein, protein MVCDKCEKKLSKVIVPDKWKEGASNTTEGGGRKINENKLLSKKNRWTPYGTTKCIICKQQVHQDAKYCHTCAYTKGVCAMCGKQVLDTKLYKQSNV, encoded by the exons ATGGTGTGCGACAAGT GTGAGAAGAAGCTTTCGAAGGTGATAGTGCCGGACAAGTGGAAGGAAGGAGCCAGCAACACTACCGAAGGCGGTGGTCGCAAAATCAACGAGAACAAGCTCCTCTCCAAGAAGAACCG ATGGACTCCTTATGGGACAACCAAATGCATCATTTGCAAGCAGCAAGTACACCAGGATGCCAAGTACTGTCACACCTGTGCCTACACAAAAG GAGTGTGTGCAATGTGTGGGAAGCAAGTGCTGGACACCAAGTTGTATAAACAAAGCAATGTATAA